From a region of the Acidobacteriota bacterium genome:
- a CDS encoding alpha/beta hydrolase, translated as MQNSEHILTDTPPLADARLRYGNDEYQFGDLRLPQGNGPFPAAMFVHGGFWRARYDLKHASFPCAALTKAGFVSWNVEYRRVGNPGGGWPGSFEDVTAGYQFLRQLAGRYPIDTRRLIVLGHSAGGQLALALAAHHNSMRAVVSLAGVVNLRRAWDLHLSHDAVAEFLGGDPQRVPEHYHEASPAELDIHCEQLLIHGADDDTVPAQMSRDYARQKLRKRENVKLLAIPKTGHFEIVDPESRVWSDVQTALRALI; from the coding sequence ATGCAAAACAGCGAGCACATCCTAACCGATACACCTCCACTGGCTGACGCGCGGTTGCGCTACGGCAACGATGAATATCAATTCGGCGATCTGCGCCTTCCCCAAGGTAATGGGCCATTTCCCGCGGCGATGTTCGTTCATGGCGGGTTCTGGCGTGCCCGCTACGATCTCAAGCATGCGAGTTTCCCTTGCGCGGCGCTCACGAAAGCTGGCTTCGTTAGTTGGAATGTTGAGTACCGCCGTGTCGGAAATCCCGGCGGAGGCTGGCCCGGAAGCTTTGAAGACGTAACCGCCGGATATCAATTCCTGCGGCAACTGGCCGGCAGATACCCGATTGATACCAGGCGCCTGATCGTTCTCGGACATTCCGCCGGCGGGCAGTTGGCGCTCGCGCTGGCCGCACATCACAACTCCATGCGTGCGGTAGTCTCGCTGGCCGGAGTCGTGAATCTGCGTCGAGCGTGGGATCTGCACCTGAGCCACGACGCCGTCGCTGAATTTCTGGGCGGCGATCCACAGCGCGTTCCGGAACACTATCACGAAGCGTCACCCGCCGAACTCGACATTCACTGCGAGCAGCTCCTGATTCATGGAGCTGACGACGATACGGTTCCCGCACAGATGAGCCGCGACTATGCGAGGCAGAAACTTCGGAAACGGGAGAACGTCAAGCTACTCGCGATTCCTAAAACAGGACACTTTGAAATTGTGGATCCGGAATCCAGGGTGTGGAGTGACGTACAGACGGCTCTGCGGGCTCTGATCTAG
- a CDS encoding cell division protein FtsH gives MNSTVKTVAFWLVILLSGVLLWQVVKAGGSANKESEITFSKFLQDVDRGDVNDVTIVGTSEVHGRYKSGGAGFRTTAYANYPEMIKNLRDKGVNITVKDNSGNGWPTYLLNLSPLILFAALWFVMIRQMQTGGNKALSFGKSRARLLSMQQKKVTFKDVAGVDEAKEELKEIIEFLREAQKFQKLGGRIPKGVLLVGPPGTGKTLLARAVAGEANVPFFSISGSDFVEMFVGVGASRVRDLFEQGKKNAPCIIFIDEIDAVGRHRGAGLGGGHDEREQTLNQLLVEMDGFESNEGVILIAATNRPDVLDPALLRPGRFDRRVVVARPDVRGREEILRVHTRKIPIGDDVDLSILARGTPGFSGADLANMVNEAALNAARQNRKAVYMYDFELAKDKVLMGAERKSMLLSDHEKKVTAYHEAGHALVAAMRDHADPLHKVTIIPRGMALGVTMQLPIDDKHTYTKEYLETRLAIMMGGRVAEEIFLQQMTTGAGNDIEQASDLARRMVCEFGMSSLGPITFGKKDEQIFLGREINQHRDFSEETAKQIDKEVRQLVDAGYQGATLILSNNKEVMHRMSAALLEREVLDANEIKMIIEGRELPPIKMPSSGDGVQQVLKPEPARSPGLAPGHPSPA, from the coding sequence TTGAACTCAACCGTTAAGACCGTGGCCTTCTGGCTGGTGATCCTGCTTTCTGGGGTGTTGCTCTGGCAGGTGGTGAAGGCTGGTGGCAGTGCTAACAAGGAATCCGAGATCACGTTCTCGAAGTTTCTGCAGGATGTCGATCGCGGAGACGTTAACGATGTCACCATCGTCGGAACCAGTGAGGTGCACGGCAGGTACAAGAGCGGCGGAGCCGGCTTTCGTACCACTGCATATGCCAATTACCCGGAGATGATCAAGAACCTTCGCGACAAGGGCGTGAACATCACGGTGAAGGATAACTCGGGCAATGGTTGGCCGACTTACCTGTTGAATCTCTCCCCACTCATTCTCTTCGCCGCCTTGTGGTTCGTGATGATCCGCCAAATGCAGACTGGCGGAAATAAAGCGCTTTCCTTCGGCAAGAGCCGCGCCCGGCTGCTCTCGATGCAGCAAAAGAAGGTCACATTCAAGGATGTGGCAGGCGTTGATGAAGCCAAGGAAGAGCTGAAAGAGATTATCGAGTTCCTGCGCGAAGCGCAGAAGTTCCAGAAGCTTGGTGGACGCATTCCCAAGGGAGTGCTGCTCGTTGGACCTCCCGGAACTGGTAAGACTTTGCTTGCCCGCGCAGTTGCCGGCGAGGCGAATGTTCCATTCTTCTCCATCTCCGGTTCGGATTTCGTCGAGATGTTTGTCGGAGTTGGAGCGAGCCGTGTGCGCGACCTGTTCGAACAGGGCAAGAAGAACGCTCCCTGCATCATCTTCATCGACGAAATCGATGCTGTGGGACGTCATCGCGGCGCTGGCCTTGGTGGCGGACACGATGAACGTGAACAGACTCTGAACCAGCTGCTCGTTGAAATGGACGGCTTCGAGTCGAACGAAGGCGTGATTCTGATCGCTGCCACCAACCGTCCGGACGTTCTCGATCCGGCGCTTCTGCGTCCCGGTCGCTTCGACCGTCGCGTCGTGGTTGCGCGACCTGACGTTCGCGGACGTGAAGAGATTCTGCGCGTACACACCCGCAAGATTCCCATCGGGGACGATGTCGATCTCTCGATCCTTGCTCGGGGCACACCAGGATTCTCAGGCGCCGATTTAGCCAATATGGTGAATGAGGCAGCACTAAACGCAGCTCGACAAAACCGCAAAGCGGTTTACATGTACGATTTCGAGCTGGCGAAGGACAAAGTTCTCATGGGCGCAGAGCGCAAGTCGATGCTGCTCTCCGATCACGAGAAGAAGGTTACGGCTTACCATGAGGCTGGACACGCGTTGGTCGCAGCTATGCGCGACCATGCTGATCCGCTGCACAAGGTGACGATCATCCCGCGCGGAATGGCGCTCGGCGTCACAATGCAACTACCGATCGATGATAAGCACACCTATACGAAGGAATATCTCGAAACTCGTCTGGCCATCATGATGGGCGGACGCGTTGCTGAAGAGATCTTCCTGCAGCAGATGACTACCGGTGCCGGCAATGATATCGAGCAAGCGTCTGATCTCGCTCGCCGCATGGTCTGTGAATTCGGAATGAGTTCGCTCGGCCCGATCACTTTCGGCAAGAAAGATGAACAGATCTTCCTCGGTCGCGAGATCAATCAGCATCGCGACTTCAGCGAGGAGACTGCGAAACAGATCGACAAGGAAGTGCGTCAGCTGGTGGACGCAGGATACCAGGGTGCGACGCTGATTCTGTCGAACAACAAGGAGGTCATGCACCGTATGTCCGCAGCCCTCCTTGAGCGCGAAGTACTTGATGCCAACGAAATCAAGATGATTATCGAAGGCAGAGAACTTCCTCCCATCAAGATGCCTTCCAGTGGCGATGGCGTGCAGCAGGTGCTCAAGCCTGAACCGGCTCGCAGTCCCGGTTTGGCTCCAGGACATCCGTCCCCGGCATAA
- a CDS encoding sulfurtransferase, which translates to MGHETAELTRFLIHHGYSVIFFWVLAEQAGMPLPSAPLLLTAGALSAEGKISFHILWLLTFCGAFLSDLMWFQLGRAKGGKILSLLCRISLEPDSCVRNTENLFMKRGANSLLISKFLPGLNIVAQPMAGIVRLSWLKFLAYDICGTLFWAGAVLLTGRIFHREVEDILSLLRHSGLPMLLIVLLAATAWITFKHIQRKRFIRKLRVSRIGPEELREELESGRAIVVDLRNEFTLDEDSVQIPGALRLTPEELEERHGEIPRDRDIILYCT; encoded by the coding sequence ATGGGCCACGAAACTGCAGAACTGACACGTTTCCTGATCCACCACGGGTACTCAGTGATCTTCTTCTGGGTGCTGGCGGAGCAGGCTGGCATGCCTCTGCCTTCCGCGCCCTTGCTGCTAACTGCGGGGGCGCTCAGCGCGGAGGGTAAGATCAGCTTTCACATTCTTTGGCTGCTGACCTTCTGTGGCGCTTTCCTGAGCGATCTGATGTGGTTCCAGCTTGGCCGGGCAAAAGGGGGGAAGATTCTCAGCCTCCTGTGCCGCATTTCTCTTGAACCCGATTCCTGCGTCAGGAACACAGAAAATTTGTTCATGAAGCGCGGGGCGAACTCACTGTTGATATCCAAGTTTTTGCCCGGATTGAATATCGTGGCTCAGCCAATGGCCGGCATCGTTCGATTGTCCTGGCTCAAATTTCTCGCCTATGACATTTGCGGAACGCTTTTTTGGGCAGGCGCGGTTTTGCTGACCGGAAGGATCTTTCATCGGGAAGTGGAGGACATTCTTTCCCTCCTGCGTCACTCGGGACTACCGATGCTGCTGATTGTTCTTCTGGCAGCGACGGCGTGGATCACTTTCAAGCACATCCAGCGCAAACGATTTATCCGCAAGCTGCGCGTTTCCCGGATCGGGCCTGAGGAATTGAGAGAAGAACTCGAGAGCGGGCGCGCGATTGTGGTCGATCTGCGCAACGAGTTCACACTTGACGAAGATTCGGTGCAGATTCCCGGCGCGCTGCGTCTCACGCCGGAGGAGTTGGAGGAACGGCACGGGGAGATACCGCGCGATCGCGACATCATCCTCTACTGCACCTGA
- a CDS encoding PadR family transcriptional regulator: MDETNTDVIQGTLDMLILKTLSLEPMHGFGIARRVEQISRGVFKVNPGSLLTALQRLERAGWLDSEWRQTENSRHAKFYALTRAGKKQLELETADWNRRASAIARLLKAEV, from the coding sequence ATGGACGAAACCAACACCGATGTCATCCAGGGAACGCTCGACATGCTCATCCTCAAGACGCTCAGCCTCGAGCCGATGCACGGCTTCGGAATCGCGCGTCGTGTTGAGCAGATATCGCGAGGAGTGTTCAAAGTGAATCCAGGATCGCTGCTTACAGCATTACAGCGGCTGGAACGCGCCGGATGGCTCGATTCCGAGTGGCGGCAAACTGAGAACTCACGCCACGCCAAGTTCTATGCACTCACGCGCGCAGGGAAAAAGCAGTTGGAGCTCGAGACCGCGGACTGGAACCGGCGTGCGTCGGCGATCGCACGATTGTTGAAAGCTGAGGTCTGA
- the rsmI gene encoding 16S rRNA (cytidine(1402)-2'-O)-methyltransferase, with translation MLRLSFGRTPNCYTALALPNSRDDEFPNDLPPLAPGLYIVATPIGNLEDITLRALRVLRQANLIACEDTRHTQKLLNHFDIKTPTQSYHQHNEAARAQELVKRIASGERVALVSDAGMPGISDPGERLIRVAIERGLNVVAIPGASALVTALVASGLPADKFRFIGFLPARSGERRSVLESLASFTETLVFYEAPHRISDMLHDLETTFGPDRRVVIARELTKMHEEFLRGNVSEVSAELTRRAANKGEITVIVAAKPETQETQRPERSLAQRMHQLMTTESLAEKNALKQAAREFGLSKSEAYREWQRGKKQGTGYGGNKRTGYREQGIGNREPKKKEM, from the coding sequence ATGCTGCGTCTCTCCTTTGGGCGCACGCCGAACTGCTACACTGCCCTCGCCTTGCCCAATTCACGCGATGATGAATTCCCGAATGATCTCCCGCCACTCGCCCCCGGACTCTACATTGTTGCTACACCAATCGGGAATCTCGAGGACATTACATTGCGCGCTCTGCGTGTCCTTCGCCAGGCAAATCTGATCGCTTGCGAAGATACGCGGCACACGCAAAAGCTGCTGAATCATTTCGATATCAAGACGCCGACGCAGAGTTATCACCAGCACAACGAAGCAGCGCGAGCGCAGGAACTCGTAAAACGCATCGCGTCAGGAGAGCGGGTTGCGCTCGTTTCCGATGCGGGAATGCCGGGAATCTCCGATCCCGGTGAGCGGCTGATTCGAGTTGCGATCGAACGCGGGCTAAACGTTGTCGCGATCCCAGGGGCCTCAGCGCTGGTAACTGCACTCGTCGCGAGCGGACTGCCAGCCGACAAATTTCGCTTCATTGGGTTCTTGCCTGCTCGATCTGGCGAGCGTCGCAGCGTGCTCGAGAGTCTTGCGAGCTTTACTGAGACGCTCGTCTTCTATGAGGCTCCTCACCGCATCTCCGACATGCTTCACGATCTCGAAACCACATTCGGCCCCGATCGCCGAGTAGTAATCGCGCGCGAGCTTACCAAGATGCATGAGGAGTTCCTGCGAGGAAACGTGTCGGAGGTCTCCGCCGAACTTACCCGACGCGCTGCAAACAAGGGAGAAATAACTGTCATCGTTGCCGCCAAGCCCGAGACCCAGGAAACGCAACGCCCAGAACGAAGTCTAGCGCAACGCATGCACCAATTGATGACTACCGAGTCCCTGGCAGAAAAGAATGCACTCAAGCAAGCAGCCCGCGAGTTCGGACTCTCGAAAAGCGAAGCCTACCGCGAATGGCAGAGAGGGAAAAAGCAGGGGACAGGTTACGGGGGAAACAAGCGGACAGGTTACAGGGAACAGGGAATAGGGAACCGAGAACCGAAAAAAAAGGAAATGTAA